One window from the genome of Glycine soja cultivar W05 chromosome 12, ASM419377v2, whole genome shotgun sequence encodes:
- the LOC114378802 gene encoding uncharacterized protein LOC114378802: MIRSYWKASDKYKKYLNCNLASIKKCSRVNIPQLNLLWTTETSLYYSYPLELHFLCIYRHFYCKS, translated from the exons ATGATTAGAAGCTATTGGAAAG CCTCtgataaatataagaaataccTTAATTGCAACCTCGCAAGTATCAAGAAGTGCTCCAGAGTCAATATTCCACAATTGA ACCTGTTGTGGACTACAGAAACGAGCTTGTATTATTCATATCCATTAGAATTACACTTTCTTTGTATTTATAGACATTTCTATTGCAAATCCTAG
- the LOC114378376 gene encoding TMV resistance protein N-like, with translation MASNSMVPCSTSPAMIKKYEVFVSFRGKDTRNNFTDHLFGALQRKGILTFRDDTKLKKGERILSSLMQAIEGSQIFVIVFSKNYASSTWCLRELEKILDCVRVPGKRVLPIFYDVDPSEVRKQTGDYGKAFTKHEERFKDDVEKMEEVKRWRRALTQVANFSGWDMMNKSQYDEIEKIVQEILSKLGRNFSSLPNDLVGMESPVEELEKLILLDPVEDVRIVGIFGMGGIGKTTLASVLYHRISHQYDACCFIDNVSKVYRDCGPTGVAKQLLHQTLNEENLQICNLHNAANLIQSRLRYVKTLIVLDNVDEVKQQEKLVLNREWLGAGSRIIIISRDMQNLKEYGVTSVYKVQLLNGADSLKLFCKKAFNCDDIVGGYKELTYDVLKYANSLPLAIKVLGSFLCGRSVSEWRSALVRLKENPNKDILDVLQISYDGLQELEKQIFLDIACFFSGYEELYVKKVLDCCGFHAEIGIRVLLDKSLIDNSHGFIEMHDLLKVLGRKIVKGNSPNEPRKWSRLWLPKDFYDMSKATETTNNEAIVLDMSREMGILMTIEAEALSKMSNLRLLILHDVKFMGNLDCLSNKLQFLQWFKYPFSNLPSSFQPDKLVELILQHSNIKKLWKGIKYLPNLRALDLSDSKNLIKVPDFRGVPNLEWIILEGCTKLAWIHPSVGLLRKLAFLNLKNCKNLVSLPNNILGLSSLEYLNISGCPKIFSNQLLENPINEEYSMIPNIRETAMQSQSTSSSIIKRFIPFHFSYSRGSKNSGGCLLPSLPSFSCLHDLDLSFCNLSQIPDAIGSILSLETLNLGGNKFVSLPSTINKLSKLVHLNLEHCKQLRYLPEMPTPTALPVIRGIYSFAHYGRGLIIFNCPKIVDIERCRGMAFSWLLQILQVSQESATPIGWIDIIVPGNQIPRWFNNRCVGNSISLDPSPIMLDNNWIGIACSVVFDDPTSLDNDWKSSISIGFETKSYSSRGSPLYIPILLDRNLVTVKLHHLWLLYLTRGEFFSYFKIEKMLDLYGIKMHAMIDNSQGLHLEVCSCGYQWVFEEDLQNLNPTIMRRGYSNIPVDDDFVNGGSILSLEAGS, from the exons ATGGCTTCCAACAGCATGGTCCCATGCAGCACTTCACCAGCGATGATAAAGAAATATGAAGTGTTTGTGAGCTTCAGAGGTAAGGACACACGCAACAATTTTACTGATCATCTTTTTGGTGCTCTCCAAAGGAAGGGCATTCTTACCTTTAGGGATGACACAAAGCTGAAGAAAGGGGAGCGTATACTCTCTAGCCTCATGCAAGCAATTGAGGGGTCTCAGATTTTTGTTATtgtgttctcaaagaactatgcTTCTTCAACATGGTGCTTGCGAGAACTTGAAAAGATTCTTGATTGTGTTAGAGTCCCCGGAAAACGTGTTCTTCCTATTTTTTATGATGTTGATCCATCTGAGGTTCGAAAACAAACGGGAGATTACGGGAAAGCCTTCACCAAACACGAAGAGAGATTCAAAGATGATGTAGAGAAGATGGAGGAAGTGAAAAGATGGAGAAGAGCTCTCACACAAGTAGCCAATTTCTCTGGTTGGGATATGATGAATAA GTCACAATATGATGAGATTGAAAAAATTGTTCAAGAGATACTAAGTAAATTGGGTCGCAATTTTTCAAGTCTTCCAAATGATCTAGTTGGGATGGAATCTCCGGTTGAAGAACTAGAAAAACTTATACTTTTGGACCCAGTTGAAGATGTTCGCATTGTAGGAATTTTTGGGATGGGCGGAATAGGAAAGACAACTCTCGCTTCTGTTTTATATCATAGAATCTCTCATCAGTATGATGCCTGCTGTTTTATTGATAATGTAAGCAAAGTTTATAGAGATTGCGGTCCAACTGGTGTGGCAAAGCAGCTGCTCCATCAAACTCTGAATGAAGAAAACCTTCAGATATGCAATCTTCATAACGCAGCTAATTTGATACAAAGTAGGCTACGTTATGTAAAGACACTTATAGTTCTTGATAATGTTGATGAAGTCaaacaacaagaaaaattaGTTTTGAATCGTGAATGGTTAGGTGCAGGGAGTAGAATCATCATAATTTCTAGAGATATGCAAAACTTAAAAGAGTATGGAGTGACTTCAGTCTACAAAGTTCAACTCTTAAATGGTGCTGATTCTCTTAAATTGTTTTGTAAAAAGGCTTTCAATTGTGATGATATTGTGGGAGGTTACAAAGAGTTGACATATGATGTGTTAAAATATGCTAATAGCCTACCACTAGCAATCAAAGTACTAGGTTCATTTTTGTGTGGTCGAAGTGTCTCAGAGTGGAGAAGTGCCTTAGTTAGACTGAAAGAGAATCCAAACAAAGATATCTTGGATGTGCTTCAAATAAGTTATGATGGGCTACAGGAATTGGAAAAGCAAATATTTTTAGATATTGCTTGTTTCTTCAGCGGGTACGAGGAGTTATATGTGAAGAAAGTTCTAGATTGTTGTGGATTTCATGCTGAAATTGGAATAAGAGTTCTCCTTGATAAATCACTCATAGACAATTCACATGGATTCATTGAAATGCATGATTTGTTGAAAGTTTTGGGCAGAAAAATTGTTAAAGGCAATTCACCCAATGAGCCACGAAAGTGGAGCAGGTTGTGGCTCCCTAAGGATTTCTATGATATGTCGAAGGCAACG GAAACTACAAACAATGAAGCCATTGTTTTAGACATGTCCAGAGAGATGGGAATATTGATGACTATTGAAGCTGAAGCATTGTCCAAAATGAGTAACCTTAGGTTACTCATACTCCATGATGTGAAGTTTATGGGAAACCTTGATTGTCTCTCCAATAAACTACAATTTCTCCAGTGGTTTAAGTATCCTTTCTCCAATTTACCATCAAGTTTTCAGCCAGACAAACTGGTAGAATTGATCTTGCAACATAGCAACATCAAAAAACTATGGAAAGGCATAAAg TATCTGCCAAATTTAAGAGCTTTGGATCTCAGTGATTCCAAGAATCTTATTAAGGTTCCAGACTTTAGAGGGGTCCCTAATCTTGAGTGGATAATTCTTGAAGGATGCACAAAACTTGCATGGATCCATCCATCGGTTGGTCTTTTAAGAAAGCTTGCTTTCCTGAATTTGAAAAACTGCAAAAATCTAGTAAGTCTTCCCAACAATATTTTGGGTCTAAGTTCTCTGGAATATCTAAATATCTCTGGTTGtccaaaaatatttagtaatcaACTGTTAGAGAACCCAATAAATGAGGAGTATTCCATGATTCCTAATATCAGGGAAACTGCCATGCAATCCCAGTCAACATCCTCCTCCATCATCAAGAGATTCATACCTTTCCATTTCTCGTACTCTAGAGGGTCTAAAAATTCAGGTGGTTGTTTGTTGCCTTCCTTGCCTAGCTTCTCTTGTTTGCATGACCTTGATCTAAGTTTCTGCAATCTAAGTCAAATCCCTGATGCTATTGGATCCATCCTTTCTTTAGAAACCTTAAATTTAGGGGGAAACAAATTTGTTAGCCTCCCCAGTACCATCAACAAGCTTTCCAAACTTGTACATTTAAACTTGGAGCATTGCAAGCAATTAAGATATTTGCCTGAGATGCCAACACCTACTGCCTTGCCAGTAATAAGAGGAATCTATTCTTTTGCTCATTACGGAAGaggattaattattttcaactgTCCTAAAATTGTTGATATTGAACGTTGTCGTGGCATGGCATTTTCTTGGTTGTTACAAATCCTGCAG GTGAGCCAAGAGTCAGCTACCCCTATTGGTTGGATTGATATTATTGTTCCTGGAAATCAAATACCAAGATGGTTCAACAATCGATGTGTTGGTAATTCAATAAGCCTAGACCCGTCTCCCATTATGCTTGACAATAACTGGATTGGCATTGCTTGCAGCGTGGTATTTGATGATCCAACTAGTTTGGATAATGATTGGAAATCCTCTATAAGCATTGGTTTTGAGACAAAATCTTATTCATCCCGGGGTTCACCGCTCTATATTCCAATACTTCTTGATAGGAATCTTGTAACGGTTAAATTGCATCACTTGTGGTTACTCTATTTGACTAGGGGagaatttttttcctattttaaaatagaaaaaatgctTGATCTTTATGGCATCAAAATGCATGCCATGATCGACAACTCTCAAGGTTTGCACTTGGAGGTGTGCAGTTGTGGATATCAGTGGGTATTTGAGGAGGATCTGCAAAACTTAAACCCAACAATAATGCGTAGAGGATACAGCAACATTCCAGTTGATGATGATTTTGTGAACGGCGGTTCAATTCTTTCATTAGAAGCTGGAAGCTAG
- the LOC114378377 gene encoding TMV resistance protein N-like: MACSSSHAKNFDVFVSFRGLDTRNSFTDHLFAALQRKGIVAFRDNQNINKGELLEPELLQAIEGSHVFIVVFSKDYASSTWCLKELRKIFDRVEETGRSVLPIFYDVTPSEVRKQSGKFGKAFAEYEERFKDDLEMVNKWRKALKAIGNRSGWDVQNKPEHEEIEKIVEEVMNLLGHNQIWSFSGDLVDMDSRVKQLEELLDLSANDVVRVVGIWGMSGVGKTTLVTALFGKISPQYDARCFIDDLNKYCGDFGATSAQKQLLCQALNQGNMEIHNLSHGTMLIRTRLRRLKTLIVLDNVDQVEQLENLALHPEYLGEGSRIIIISKNMHILKNYGVYKVYNVQLLKKDKALQLLCKKAFKSDDIEKGYEEVTYDVLKYVNGLPLAIKVLGSFLFDRDVFEWRSALTRMKENPSKDIMDVLRISFDGLETMEKEIFLDIVCFFSSDQFQDYDRRSIPPEKILGYRGFYPKIGMKVLVEKSLISFDRYSNIQMHDLLKELGKIIIREKAPKQPRKWSRLWDYKDLQKVMIENKEAKNLEAICICNEKYQDEFLQQTMKVDALSKMIHLKLLMLKNVNFSGILNYLSNELRYLYWDNYPFLSMPSSFHPDQLVELILPYSNIKQLWKDTKHLPNLKDLDLSHSQNLIEMPDLSGVPHLRNLNLQGCTKIVRIDPSIGTLRELDSLNLRNCINLFLNLNIIFGLSSLKYLNLSGCSKLLNNRLLQKPRETEHMEKIDENRSSIQLSTSSVYEMLMLPFYIFSSWKQVDSLGLLVPYLSRFPRLFVLDLSFCNLLQIPDAIGNLHSLVILNLGGNKFVILPNTIKQLSELRSLNLEHCKQLKYLPELPTPKKRKNHKYYGELNTFNCPNLSEMELIYRMVFSWMTQIFEVHWQSSLSFNRLDIVIPGTEIPRWFSKQNEGDSISMDPSPVMEDPNWIGVACCALLVAHHDPSNIE; this comes from the exons ATGGCTTGCTCTTCATCACACGCGAAGAATTTTGATGTGTTTGTGAGCTTTAGAGGTCTGGATACTCGTAATAGTTTCACTGATCATCTTTTTGCTGCTCTTCAAAGGAAAGGCATTGTTGCTTTCAGGGATAACCAAAATATCAACAAAGGGGAACTCTTGGAGCCTGAGCTCTTGCAGGCAATCGAAGGATCACATGTTTTCATTGTTGTCTTCTCAAAAGACTATGCATCATCCACATGGTGCTTGAAAGAGCTGAGAAAGATTTTTGATAGGGTTGAAGAAACAGGGCGAAGTGTACTCCCTATTTTCTATGATGTCACTCCTTCTGAGGTCCGGAAACAGAGTGGAAAGTTTGGAAAAGCTTTTGCTGAATACGAAGAAAGGTTCAAAGATGATTTGGAAATGGTAAATAAATGGAGGAAAGCTCTCAAAGCAATTGGCAATCGTAGTGGTTGGGATGTACAAAATAA GCCAGAACatgaagaaattgaaaaaattgttgAAGAAGTAATGAACCTACTGGGTCATAATCAAATTTGGAGTTTCAGTGGTGATTTAGTTGATATGGACTCTCGTGTGAAACAATTGGAAGAGCTTCTAGATTTGAGCGCAAATGATGTTGTTCGCGTTGTGGGAATTTGGGGGATGAGTGGAGTAGGAAAGACAACACTTGTTACTGCTTTGTTTGGTAAAATCTCTCCTCAATATGATGCTCGttgttttattgatgatttaaACAAATATTGTGGGGATTTTGGTGCAACAAGTGCACAAAAACAACTTCTTTGTCAAGCTCTAAATCAAGGAAATATGGAGATACACAATCTTTCCCATGGAACCATGTTGATAAGAACTAGGCTACGTCGCTTAAAGACACTTATTGTTCTTGATAATGTTGATCAGGTTGAACAATTAGAGAATTTGGCTTTGCATCCTGAATATCTAGGTGAAGGGAGTAGAATCATCATAATCTCTAAAAATATgcatatcttaaaaaattatggagTATATAAAGTTTACAATGTTCAACTCCTTAAGAAGGATAAGGCTCTTCAATTACTTTGCAAAAAAGCTTTCAAATCCGATGATATTGAGAAAGGGTATGAAGAGGTAACATATGATGTACTGAAGTATGTCAATGGTCTTCCACTAGCAATCAAAGTATTGGGCTCATTTTTGTTTGATCGAGATGTTTTTGAGTGGAGAAGTGCATTAACTAGAATGaaagaaaatccaagtaaaGATATCATGGATGTGTTGCGAATAAGTTTTGATGGATTGGAGacaatggaaaaagaaatatttctagatattgtttgtttcttttcaaGTGATCAATTCCAGGATTATGACCGGCGGTCTATACCTCCTGAGAAAATTCTAGGCTATCGGGGATTTTATCCCAAAATTGGTATGAAAGTTCTAGTTGAAAAATCACTCATAAGTTTTGATCGTTATAGTAATATTCAAATGCATGACTTGTTGAAAGAGTTGGGCAAGATTATTATCCGAGAAAAGGCACCCAAGCAACCTAGAAAGTGGAGCAGGTTATGGGACTACAAGGATCTCCAAAAAGTTATGATAGAAAATAAg GAGGCCAAAAATCTTGAAGCCATATGTATTTGTAATGAAAAATACCAAGATGAGTTTCTACAACAAACAATGAAAGTAGATGCTCTATCAAAAATGATTCATCTTAAGTTACTCATGCTTAAGAATGTGAATTTTTCAGGAATTCTCAATTATCTTTCTAATGAATTGAGATATTTATACTGGGATAACTATCCTTTCTTGTCTATGCCATCAAGTTTTCATCCCGATCAACTTGTCGAATTGATTTTGCCTTATAGCAATATCAAACAATTATGGAAAGACACAAAG CATCTGCCGAATTTGAAAGATTTAGATCTCAGCCACTCCCAAAATCTTATTGAGATGCCAGACTTAAGTGGAGTCCCACATCTTAGGAATCTCAATCTCCAAGGATGTACAAAAATTGTACGCATCGATCCATCCATTGGTACCCTAAGAGAGCTTGATTCTCTGAATTTGAGGAATTGTATAAATCTTTTCCTTAATCTGAATATCATTTTTGGGCTTAGTTCTCTTAAGTACCTTAATCTCTCAGGCTGTTCAAAATTACTTAATAATAGGCTGTTACAGAAACCAAGGGAGACAGAACATATggaaaaaattgatgaaaatagAAGTTCCATCCAATTATCAACATCCTCTGTATACGAAATGCTAATGCTGCCTTTCTATATTTTCTCCTCTTGGAAACAAGTAGATTCACTGGGTTTGTTGGTTCCTTATTTATCTCGTTTCCCACGTTTGTTTGTTCTTGATCTGAGCTTCTGCAATCTACTTCAAATCCCTGATGCTATTGGGAACTTACATTCTttagtaatattaaatttggGGGGAAACAAATTTGTGATACTACCTAATACCATTAAGCAACTTTCCGAACTTCGATCTCTAAACTTAGAGCACTGCAAGCAGCTGAAATATTTGCCCGAGCTTCCAAcaccaaaaaagagaaaaaatcacaaatattacGGGGAATTAAACACTTTCAATTGCCCCAATTTGAGTGAAATGGAACTTATTTATCGCATGGTTTTTTCTTGGATGACACAAATCTTTGAG GTACACTGGCAATCCTCTCTTTCCTTTAATAGGCTTGATATTGTTATTCCTGGAACTGAAATTCCAAGGTGGTTCAGTAAACAAAATGAGGGTGATTCAATAAGCATGGACCCGTCTCCTGTTATGGAAGACCCAAATTGGATAGGTGTTGCCTGTTGTGCATTATTAGTGGCACATCATGATCCGTCTAATATTG AATGA